One genomic segment of Pandoraea sputorum includes these proteins:
- the ppx gene encoding exopolyphosphatase, producing the protein MSTSSPSLAAVDLGSNSFRLIIGRVEETSAGTQIYQVDALREPVRLAAGLNAEKYLDHPSQQRGWDVLKRFGERLRGFHPDQVRAVATNTLRVAKNAQDFLGEAQRALGFPIEVIAGREEARLIYAGAAHSVPTCPGNRLVVDIGGGSTEFIIGQDYEPLIMESLYIGCVSHSRQFFPSGNVDEYAMKQAELAARREIQIISSSFREAAWSQAIGSSGTARALAELLEANGFNDGGVHGLTRGGLERLKRALIKAENANRLKLAGLKQDRIPVLPGGLSIMLSVFNELEVDHMETTDAALRLGVMYDLLGRTQHQDMRAVTVEQFVRRYGVDRAQAERVGRLAVSLYRQLPVDLDVVDGDASDDAQDEGREEGEALLNWASSLHEMGLSISHSAYHKHSAYIGSNADMPGFSRPDQARLAELLLGHVGKLGKLASQAQQVDWQLLFCLRLAVLFCRRRTDALPESIDVERLDDGFQVCVPRAWIEANPLTDYSLQREAQEWEKIGMRYKVVYA; encoded by the coding sequence ATGAGTACCTCATCGCCCTCGTTAGCGGCCGTCGATCTCGGCTCGAACAGTTTTCGCCTGATCATCGGCCGCGTGGAGGAGACTTCCGCCGGCACCCAGATCTATCAGGTCGATGCGCTGCGCGAGCCGGTGCGACTTGCCGCTGGCCTGAACGCTGAGAAGTATCTCGATCATCCGTCGCAGCAGCGCGGCTGGGACGTGCTAAAGCGCTTCGGCGAGCGGCTGCGCGGTTTTCATCCCGATCAGGTGCGTGCGGTTGCGACCAACACGTTGCGCGTCGCCAAGAACGCGCAGGACTTTCTGGGCGAAGCGCAGCGTGCGCTCGGGTTCCCAATCGAAGTGATCGCCGGACGCGAAGAAGCGCGCCTGATCTACGCGGGCGCGGCGCATTCGGTGCCGACGTGTCCGGGGAATCGCCTGGTGGTGGATATCGGCGGCGGCTCGACCGAATTCATCATCGGCCAGGATTACGAACCGCTGATCATGGAGAGTCTCTATATCGGTTGTGTGAGTCACAGCCGTCAGTTCTTCCCCAGCGGCAACGTCGACGAGTATGCGATGAAGCAGGCCGAGCTGGCCGCTCGTCGCGAAATCCAGATCATTTCGTCGTCTTTCCGCGAAGCTGCCTGGTCGCAGGCCATCGGCTCGTCGGGCACAGCGCGGGCGCTGGCTGAGTTGCTCGAAGCCAATGGCTTCAACGACGGTGGTGTGCATGGCCTCACGCGCGGTGGTCTCGAACGGCTGAAACGCGCGTTGATCAAGGCCGAGAACGCTAACCGTCTCAAGCTGGCGGGCCTCAAGCAGGATCGTATTCCGGTGCTGCCGGGCGGCCTGTCCATCATGCTGTCCGTGTTCAACGAACTCGAAGTCGACCATATGGAGACGACGGACGCCGCGCTGCGTCTGGGCGTGATGTACGACTTGCTGGGCCGTACGCAGCATCAGGACATGCGCGCGGTGACCGTCGAGCAGTTTGTGCGCCGTTACGGCGTGGACCGTGCGCAGGCTGAGCGGGTAGGGCGTCTTGCCGTGTCGCTGTACCGTCAGTTGCCGGTCGATCTCGATGTCGTCGATGGCGATGCGTCCGATGACGCGCAGGACGAAGGCCGCGAGGAGGGCGAAGCGCTACTCAACTGGGCATCGTCGCTGCACGAGATGGGTCTGTCGATCTCGCACAGCGCCTATCACAAGCATTCGGCCTACATCGGCAGCAACGCCGACATGCCGGGCTTCTCGCGCCCGGATCAGGCGCGGCTCGCCGAGCTGTTACTGGGGCACGTCGGCAAGCTGGGCAAGCTGGCGTCGCAGGCCCAGCAGGTCGACTGGCAGTTGCTGTTCTGTCTGCGTCTCGCGGTGCTGTTCTGTCGCCGCCGGACCGATGCACTGCCGGAAAGTATCGATGTCGAACGTCTCGACGACGGTTTTCAGGTCTGCGTGCCGCGCGCATGGATCGAGGCTAATCCGCTGACCGATTACAGCCTGCAACGCGAAGCGCAGGAGTGGGAGAAGATCGGGATGCGTTACAAGGTGGTCTACGCCTGA
- a CDS encoding GNAT family N-acetyltransferase, which yields MRDLPNPTMPLSSLPPTSRRRLPRPETPVKPNLAVAWARDESELREAQHLRYQVFAEEMGASVKGPEGLDVDEYDQYCDHLIVRDQDSLKVVGTYRVLPPSQAKRLGRLYSEGEFDLSRLDHLRPKMLETGRSCVHTDYRNGAVIMALWSGLAEYMLRNGLETMLGCASVPMADGGHYAASLYRKLQDTSMAPAEYHAVPRIALPVDELQSTLDVEPPALVKGYLRLGARICGAPAWDPDFNTADFLTLFRLSDMNPRYARHFLGPELVSKLQQA from the coding sequence ATGCGCGACCTGCCGAACCCCACAATGCCGCTCTCTTCGCTGCCCCCTACGTCGCGGAGGCGTCTTCCTCGCCCTGAAACGCCTGTCAAACCGAATCTGGCTGTGGCGTGGGCACGCGACGAAAGCGAGCTTCGTGAAGCGCAGCACCTGAGATATCAGGTCTTCGCCGAAGAAATGGGCGCGTCGGTCAAGGGTCCCGAAGGCCTCGACGTCGACGAATACGACCAATATTGCGACCACCTGATCGTGCGCGATCAGGATTCGCTCAAGGTCGTCGGCACCTATCGCGTATTGCCCCCCTCGCAAGCCAAGCGCCTCGGCCGTCTCTACTCCGAAGGAGAGTTCGACCTCTCGCGTCTGGATCACCTGCGCCCGAAGATGCTCGAAACCGGCCGCTCGTGCGTGCACACGGACTACCGCAACGGCGCCGTCATCATGGCCCTGTGGAGCGGTCTGGCCGAATACATGCTGCGCAACGGCCTCGAGACGATGCTCGGCTGCGCCAGCGTGCCGATGGCCGACGGCGGTCACTATGCCGCCAGCCTCTATCGCAAGCTGCAAGACACCTCGATGGCCCCGGCCGAGTACCACGCCGTACCCCGTATCGCCCTGCCGGTGGACGAGCTGCAATCGACCCTCGACGTCGAGCCGCCCGCCCTCGTCAAAGGCTACCTGCGCCTTGGCGCCCGCATCTGCGGCGCACCGGCCTGGGACCCTGACTTCAACACCGCAGACTTTCTCACGCTGTTCCGCCTGTCCGACATGAACCCGCGTTACGCGCGTCACTTCCTCGGACCGGAACTCGTCAGCAAGCTCCAACAAGCCTGA
- a CDS encoding SixA phosphatase family protein: MNLILWRHADAENLPASLALSAQADLARELTDRGRKQAEKAAQWLRPRLPDDALILTSPAVRAVQTAQALSPTPRIVRDLAPGANAVTLLGAIDWPGTAQTIVLVGHQPALGQLAALLLSGQEAYWTIKKGGIWWLASRRREDESQVVVRAVVNPDLI; encoded by the coding sequence ATGAACCTGATTCTCTGGCGTCACGCCGACGCCGAAAACCTGCCCGCCTCCCTCGCGCTCAGCGCACAAGCCGATCTGGCCCGTGAACTCACCGACCGGGGCCGCAAACAGGCCGAAAAGGCCGCCCAGTGGCTCCGCCCTCGCCTGCCCGACGACGCCCTCATCCTCACCAGCCCGGCCGTACGCGCCGTCCAGACCGCTCAGGCACTCTCCCCTACCCCACGCATCGTGCGCGACCTCGCGCCCGGCGCAAACGCGGTCACGCTGCTCGGCGCCATCGACTGGCCCGGCACCGCCCAGACCATCGTGCTCGTAGGCCATCAACCCGCCCTCGGCCAGCTCGCAGCCCTCCTGTTAAGCGGCCAGGAAGCCTACTGGACGATCAAGAAAGGTGGTATCTGGTGGCTCGCCTCCCGTCGTCGTGAAGACGAGAGCCAGGTTGTTGTGCGTGCCGTGGTCAATCCCGATCTCATCTGA